A single region of the Buchnera aphidicola (Nipponaphis monzeni) genome encodes:
- the truA gene encoding tRNA pseudouridine(38-40) synthase TruA — translation MKIALGVEYNGTNYHGWQKQHTVLTIQEQLENALSKIANHKINVTCAGRTDAGVHSTGQVVHFTTISVRKKNSWVFGVNSYLPNDISVQWAKIVPNFFNARYSAISRRYRYFIYNYKCRSSIFYSQYYCFSKMRLDVNKMKLAGNNLIGEHDFSSFRGRGCQSKTPWRQIIYFNISRQDRLVIIDIEANSFLYRMVRNIVGCLIDIGSSKKKITWIQYLLKNKNRNLGGVTAKASGLYLIFVHYPLVFNLSRNICRKFFVI, via the coding sequence ATGAAGATTGCACTTGGAGTAGAGTATAATGGAACAAATTATCATGGATGGCAAAAGCAACATACAGTATTAACTATTCAAGAACAATTAGAAAATGCATTATCTAAAATAGCTAATCATAAGATTAATGTTACATGTGCAGGAAGGACAGATGCAGGAGTTCATAGTACAGGACAAGTAGTACATTTTACTACTATTTCTGTTCGAAAAAAAAATTCTTGGGTATTTGGTGTAAATTCTTATTTACCTAATGATATTTCTGTACAATGGGCAAAAATAGTACCTAATTTTTTTAATGCTCGTTACAGTGCTATTTCACGTCGTTATCGTTATTTCATTTATAATTATAAGTGCCGATCTTCTATTTTTTATTCACAATATTATTGTTTTTCTAAAATGAGATTAGATGTTAATAAAATGAAATTAGCGGGTAATAATTTAATAGGGGAACATGATTTTAGTTCTTTTAGAGGAAGAGGTTGCCAATCAAAAACTCCTTGGAGGCAAATTATTTATTTTAATATATCTAGACAGGATAGATTAGTAATTATTGATATTGAAGCTAATTCTTTTTTATATCGTATGGTTCGTAATATTGTAGGCTGTTTAATAGATATTGGGTCCTCTAAAAAAAAAATAACTTGGATACAATATTTATTGAAAAATAAAAATAGAAATTTAGGTGGTGTAACTGCCAAAGCGTCTGGTTTATATTTAATTTTTGTTCATTATCCTTTAGTTTTCAATCTTTCAAGGAATATTTGTAGAAAATTTTTTGTTATATAG
- the mrcB gene encoding penicillin-binding protein 1B: MYYKLINNKLLLLIKCLILFFLIIGIYIIYWYIYIRHFFSNIPYSTPTTVFSRIVDLEPNSLYSKQEIILMLVNNGYRNVNCVVKSGQFHVNKNSIDLFRRSFYFPDGVESSIYVRLTFYKNALIEIKNLLSDLNLSSIRIDPKLIALIQFNGKKKQIYLPINKYPNIFITMLLSIEDRRFFMHEGVNLYSIIRAFFINVIVGKNIQGGSTITQQLVKNLFLDNTRSMWRKINEGLLALVMDFIYSKNLILETYLNEVYLGHEKNEQVHGFSLASLYYFGCPINELSLEQYALLIGMLKGASLYNPWLHPYKALNRRNLVLYTLFKRHIINKKTYKILVMRALNVQDKSKIKKSYVILTQIIKKKLIKHFKNKTKSLFGIRVFTTLDIISQECVNKSTQESMLFFKRRMRLKNLEAAMVVINRFSGEIQAVLGGSDPYYLGYNRAYYARRSIGSLAKLIVYLTALEEPDKYQLNTWLSGKPIALALSNKNFWVPKNDNNQFVDKIMLIDAFVHSVNIPTVSLSMKLSLKKIVDKWKHFGLSEKQISMVPSIFLGSINLTPVEVGQIFQIIASGGNKLKLSLIKTILSSDGTLLYQNFPKPKRLASVESTFLMLYSMQEVVTKGTGKSLGSMFNYFNLAGKTGTTNNLVDSWFVGIDGTQVVVVWVGRDNNKSSQLYGASGAMEIYKKYLKNKHPKPLLILPPNTIKFFSIDKQGKIITDFLNKKVDRFLPMWCVVSNKFCYKH, encoded by the coding sequence ATGTACTATAAGTTAATTAATAATAAATTGTTATTACTGATAAAATGTTTAATTTTATTTTTTTTAATAATAGGTATATATATTATTTATTGGTATATATATATTCGGCACTTTTTTAGTAATATTCCTTATTCTACTCCTACTACAGTTTTTTCTCGGATAGTTGACTTAGAGCCAAATAGCTTATATTCTAAACAAGAAATTATTTTAATGTTAGTTAATAATGGATATCGTAATGTTAATTGTGTAGTTAAATCTGGACAATTTCATGTTAATAAAAATAGTATTGATTTGTTTCGCCGATCATTTTATTTTCCGGATGGTGTAGAATCATCTATTTATGTCAGGCTTACATTTTATAAAAATGCATTAATTGAAATAAAAAATTTGTTAAGTGATCTTAATTTAAGCTCTATTCGTATAGACCCTAAATTAATAGCACTAATTCAATTTAATGGTAAAAAAAAACAAATTTATTTACCTATCAATAAGTATCCTAATATTTTTATTACAATGTTATTGTCTATTGAAGATAGACGTTTTTTCATGCATGAAGGTGTGAATTTATATTCTATAATACGAGCTTTTTTTATAAATGTTATAGTTGGTAAAAATATTCAAGGTGGAAGTACTATTACACAACAATTAGTCAAAAATTTATTTCTTGATAATACACGATCAATGTGGAGGAAAATTAATGAAGGATTATTAGCATTAGTAATGGATTTTATTTATAGTAAAAATTTAATATTAGAAACATATTTAAATGAAGTATATTTAGGCCATGAAAAAAATGAACAGGTCCATGGATTTTCTTTAGCAAGTTTGTACTATTTTGGATGTCCTATTAACGAACTTAGTTTAGAGCAATATGCTTTATTAATAGGTATGTTAAAGGGAGCATCTTTATATAATCCTTGGTTACATCCGTATAAGGCATTAAATAGACGTAATTTAGTTTTGTATACGTTATTTAAGAGGCATATTATTAATAAAAAAACGTATAAAATTTTAGTTATGCGTGCTTTAAATGTACAAGATAAATCTAAAATAAAAAAATCTTATGTTATTTTAACTCAAATTATTAAAAAAAAATTAATTAAACATTTTAAAAATAAAACAAAAAGTTTATTTGGAATTCGAGTGTTTACTACTTTAGATATTATTTCTCAAGAGTGTGTTAATAAGTCGACTCAAGAAAGTATGCTTTTTTTTAAAAGAAGGATGAGGTTAAAAAATTTAGAAGCTGCTATGGTTGTAATTAATCGTTTTAGTGGAGAAATACAAGCTGTTTTAGGAGGTTCTGACCCTTATTATTTAGGATATAACAGAGCTTATTATGCTAGAAGATCAATTGGTTCTTTAGCAAAACTAATCGTATATTTGACTGCGTTAGAGGAACCTGATAAATATCAGTTAAATACCTGGTTATCGGGTAAACCAATTGCTTTGGCATTAAGTAATAAAAATTTTTGGGTTCCTAAGAATGATAATAATCAATTTGTTGATAAAATTATGTTAATAGATGCTTTTGTTCATTCGGTAAATATACCTACTGTTTCTTTAAGTATGAAATTAAGTTTAAAAAAGATAGTTGATAAATGGAAACATTTTGGATTATCTGAAAAGCAAATTTCTATGGTTCCATCAATATTTTTAGGGTCTATTAATCTAACTCCTGTAGAAGTAGGTCAAATTTTTCAAATTATTGCTAGTGGTGGTAATAAATTAAAGCTATCATTAATTAAAACGATATTATCTAGTGATGGAACGTTATTGTATCAAAATTTTCCAAAACCTAAAAGATTAGCTTCAGTTGAATCTACTTTTTTGATGCTTTATAGCATGCAAGAAGTTGTTACTAAAGGTACTGGTAAGTCTTTAGGATCAATGTTTAATTATTTTAATTTAGCTGGTAAAACTGGAACTACAAATAATTTAGTAGATAGTTGGTTTGTTGGAATTGATGGTACTCAAGTGGTAGTTGTTTGGGTTGGTCGTGATAATAATAAATCTTCACAACTTTATGGTGCTTCTGGAGCGATGGAGATTTACAAAAAATATTTAAAAAACAAACATCCTAAACCTTTGTTAATTTTGCCTCCTAATACTATAAAATTTTTTTCTATAGATAAACAAGGCAAAATAATAACAGATTTTTTAAATAAAAAAGTAGATAGATTTTTACCTATGTGGTGTGTTGTATCTAATAAATTTTGTTACAAACATTAA